The following are encoded in a window of Vigna unguiculata cultivar IT97K-499-35 chromosome 8, ASM411807v1, whole genome shotgun sequence genomic DNA:
- the LOC114194579 gene encoding nuclear pore complex protein NUP62-like codes for MAGFSFGSSSSTQSSSSFSFTNPSSSSSSSSPFSFGSSSTPAFSFGSSSLFTTATNPTSAAASVFGAATSASPLFSSSSSATTPFGASSSSTLTTSFGAPSSSPSTLFGAASSAATTPFGAPSSASTTLFGAASPAPTTPFGGTSSASTPLFGGTTSASTTPFGVTPSASTPSFGVKPSASTPAFGGTASASTPAFGGTASASTPAFGGTPSSFIPAFGATPSASTTAFGGASSASTTPFGGASSTSATLFGSASSASTTPFGVATSASTTGAASSTSTTPFAAASSVSTTSFGASTASASPFGASSASLFGATTSAATPPFGGTTSSASTAAFAASSSASPLFGGSSSAATTPFGALAVSSASSTSASSSPLFSGVFATGPSSTSTSTTIPAFAKPSASATTTTTTVSSSSSGLSFASQPSFGFPNAASATASSSAASGASASKPTGSFSFTTSSAPLFSTVTTTTASTVATGSTTLSSSVPAFGATTASSATASTLAVPAASTGAAPSASTGSTFTGFGVGSTASDVSLGTGFPFANKSTTVSTATTSAFGVSTTTSTPAILGSSTSATQTSSAVVVASTTGTTSTVSTSVTAAPKLPSEITGKTVEEIIKEWNAELQERTGKFRKQANAIAEWDRRILNNRDVLLRLEIEVAKVVETQSNLERQLELIETHQQEVDKALQSMEEEAERIYKDERGLLLDDEAASTRDAMYEQSELIERELEQMTEQIKSVIQSLNSNQGGELDTLDGMTPLDAVVRILNNQLTSLMWIDEKAEEFSSRIQKLANQGSASNREPTGPGIWMS; via the exons ATGGCGGGTTTCTCCTTCGGATCTTCTTCTTCAACTCAATCTTCGTCTTCCTTTTCCTTCACaaacccttcttcttcttcctcttcatcttctccattttcatttGGCTCATCCTCCACCCCCGCCTTCTCTTTCGGCTCCTCCTCTCTCTTCACCACCGCCACAAACCCTACCTCCGCTGCCGCATCAGTTTTCGGTGCCGCTACCTCTGCCTCACCTTTGTTCTCCTCTTCCTCCTCTGCAACCACACCGTTCGGggcttcttcctcttctacaTTGACGACGTCGTTTGGGGCACCTTCCTCTTCCCCATCCACTCTGTTTGGGGCTGCTTCCTCCGCTGCCACGACGCCGTTTGGAGCACCTTCCTCCGCTTCAACAACTCTGTTTGGCGCTGCCTCCCCAGCTCCAACCACTCCATTTGGTGGAACATCTTCAGCTTCAACGCCTCTGTTTGGTGGAACGACCTCTGCATCAACGACACCGTTTGGTGTAACGCCCTCAGCTTCGACTCCGTCGTTTGGTGTAAAACCCTCAGCGTCGACTCCGGCGTTTGGGGGGACTGCCTCAGCGTCGACTCCGGCGTTTGGGGGAACTGCCTCAGCGTCAACTCCGGCGTTTGGTGGAACGCCCTCATCTTTCATTCCGGCATTTGGTGCGACACCCTCAGCGTCGACTACTGCGTTTGGAGGAGCATCATCAGCTTCCACGACGCCGTTTGGAGGAGCGTCATCCACATCAGCCACCTTGTTTGGTTCAGCCTCCTCAGCTTCAACGACTCCATTTGGTGTAGCGACCTCTGCTTCTACGACTGGAGCAGCGTCTTCAACATCGACGACGCCGTTTGCTGCAGCATCTTCAGTCTCAACGACGTCATTTGGAGCGTCGACTGCTTCGGCGTCGCCTTTTGGAGCGTCCTCTGCATCGCTGTTCGGAGCAACAACTTCTGCTGCGACGCCGCCGTTTGGTGGTACTACTTCCTCTGCCTCAACGGCAGCTTTTGCAGCATCTTCTTCTGCCTCACCGCTGTTCGGAGGATCATCCTCAGCAGCAACGACGCCGTTTGGAGCGTTGGCAGTTTCTTCAGCTTCCTCAACCTCTGCAAGCAGCTCTCCTTTGTTCTCAGGTGTGTTTGCCACTGGACCCTCTTCGACCTCGACCTCAACGACGATCCCAGCGTTTGCAAAGCCGTCTGCTTCagctactactactactacaacGGTGTCATCTAGCTCTTCGGGACTCTCATTCGCTTCTCAACCCTCTTTTGGGTTCCCCAATGCTGCTTCAGCTACGGCTTCTTCTTCGGCGGCTTCTGGCGCATCGGCTTCAAAACCAACGGGTTCTTTTTCGTTTACCACATCTTCAGCGCCACTGTTCTCGACTGTGACGACCACCACTGCTTCTACTGTGGCTACTGGCAGCACGACCCTTTCATCTTCTGTGCCTGCCTTTGGTGCTACTACTGCATCTTCTGCCACAGCAAGTACTTTGGCGGTTCCTGCTGCTTCTACTGGTGCAGCACCTTCTGCCAGTACAGGATCAACTTTTACAGGTTTTGGCGTAGGAAGCACGGCATCTGATGTTTCTCTTGGGACTGGGTTTCCCTTTGCGAATAAGTCGACCACAGTTTCTACCGCTACTACTTCAGCATTTG GGGTGAGCACTACAACCTCTACTCCAGCAATTTTGGGTTCCAGCACCAGTGCAACTCAGACATCATCTGCTGTTGTTGTGGCTTCTACTACTGG AACTACTTCAACCGTCAGCACTTCAGTTACTGCTGCACCAAAATTGCCATCTGAAATCACTGGGAAGACTGTTGAGGAG ATTATCAAGGAGTGGAATGCTGAGTTGCAAGAGCGAACTggaaaatttagaaaacaagCAAATGCAATAGCTGAATGGGATCGCAGGATTTTGAACAATCGTGATGTTCTATTGAGGCTTGAG aTTGAAGTGGCAAAAGTAGTCGAGACACAATCAAATTTGGAGCGGCAATTGGAGTTGATAGAGACTCATCAACAGGAG GTTGATAAGGCTTTACAGAGTATGGAGGAAGAAGCTGAACGTATTTACAAGGATGAacgtggtttgcttcttgatgATGAAGCTGCATCAACAAGAGATGCAAT GTATGAGCAATCTGAATTAATTGAAAGGGAACTTGAGCAGATGACTGAACAAATCAAATCGGTTATTCAATCCCTTAATTCAAACCAG GGTGGAGAACTTGATACCCTTGATGGAATGACTCCATTAGATGCTGTAGTTCGAATTTTAAACAATCAACTAACTTCTCTGATGTGGATTGATGAAAAG GCTGAAGAGTTTTCTTCTCGTATTCAGAAGCTAGCTAACCAAGGTTCTGCTTCAAATCGTGAACCGACAGGTCCAGGCATCTGGATGTCTTGA